One window of the Tubulanus polymorphus chromosome 11, tnTubPoly1.2, whole genome shotgun sequence genome contains the following:
- the LOC141913137 gene encoding uncharacterized protein LOC141913137, with translation MLVLRFLTLIVAISSIETAISRKQAKSDLSKCMRKGNDRCIEICGKILKIEENAIRDCVKNGTVNSTAVAETVCDSFGRVCFSECRYRYCGVYDGKMGPFDVDNGDVKWMNEPLNEIVKINDVMPAKTKRRNIKTRFDRHARRFK, from the exons ATGCTAGTTCTACGGTTTCTTACTCTG ATCGTGGCAATATCGTCAATCGAAACGGCTATTTCTCGAAAACAGGCGAAGAGCGACTTGTCGAAATGCATGAGAAAAGGTAACGATCGATGCATCGAGATTTGTggaaaaatcttaaaaatagaagaaaacgCTATTCGCGATTGCGTCAAGAACGGGACCGTAAACTCGACAGCGGTCGCCGAGACTGTGTGCGACTCGTTCGGTCGCGTCTGTTTCAGCGAGTGTCGTTATCGATATTGCGGCGTCTACGACGGCAAGATGGGTCCGTTCGACGTGGACAACGGGGACGTCAAATGGATGAATGAACCTTTGAACGAGATCGTTAAGATAAACGACGTAATGCCGGCCAaaacgaaacgacgaaatataAAAACCCGATTCGATCGGCACGCGCGTCGTTTTAAGTGA